A single region of the Dehalococcoides mccartyi genome encodes:
- a CDS encoding phenylacetate--CoA ligase family protein, with translation MALENGKNNHFDKLEAMGLDERVEFLNNRLKETAAYAYEHSAATRTIFQKAGLKPELIRKMEDLERLPIIRKADLIEMQKQDLPWGGFLMIPEDNIERIFISPGPVYEPLHTSTIRWFGRSFWAAGFRKADVVINTFTYHLSPAGILFHEGLRDCGATPIASGTGHTEMQIKTIQELKVTAFVGTPSYLLSLLSKAEEMGLDIKKDLNLKRAWFTGEMLTLSIRKTLEKDYGIETFQAYGVTETGGCLAYECEEKNGLHLMSDEYAVEIVDPKTGKQLPEGEVGEIVVTPVNNKTWGLMRFGTGDLSCLKKEKCSCGRTAYKLSGIIGRVGDAVKVRGMFVVGKQAEDVFKLFPEIVRYQIRINRPANRDEMTFICVHNEKEFDAKKLSEELNKKFQDRCLLKADRIEFVPASALAEETKLMLDERKWD, from the coding sequence ATGGCTTTAGAGAACGGCAAAAACAACCACTTTGACAAGCTGGAAGCTATGGGGCTTGATGAGAGGGTTGAATTTCTAAATAACAGGCTTAAGGAAACCGCTGCTTATGCTTACGAACATTCGGCGGCAACCCGAACCATTTTCCAAAAAGCCGGACTGAAACCGGAACTGATACGCAAAATGGAAGATCTGGAGAGGCTACCTATCATTCGTAAAGCAGACCTTATTGAAATGCAAAAACAAGACTTGCCTTGGGGCGGTTTTTTGATGATACCCGAAGATAATATAGAACGAATATTTATTTCGCCCGGTCCGGTTTATGAACCCCTGCACACCAGTACTATTCGCTGGTTTGGGCGTTCTTTTTGGGCGGCTGGTTTCCGTAAGGCTGATGTAGTTATAAATACCTTTACATATCACCTTTCCCCAGCCGGCATACTTTTTCACGAAGGTCTGCGTGACTGCGGGGCTACACCTATTGCTTCCGGTACCGGCCATACCGAAATGCAGATTAAAACAATTCAGGAGCTGAAAGTAACCGCTTTTGTGGGTACACCAAGCTATCTTCTGAGCCTTCTGAGTAAGGCAGAAGAGATGGGTTTGGATATTAAAAAAGATTTAAACCTGAAACGCGCATGGTTTACCGGCGAAATGCTGACATTATCTATTCGCAAGACACTTGAAAAAGATTATGGCATAGAAACTTTTCAGGCATACGGCGTGACTGAAACAGGCGGCTGTCTGGCTTACGAGTGCGAAGAGAAAAATGGCCTGCACCTTATGTCTGACGAATATGCAGTGGAGATAGTAGACCCAAAGACCGGCAAACAGCTGCCCGAAGGGGAAGTCGGTGAAATAGTAGTTACCCCGGTAAATAATAAAACATGGGGACTTATGCGTTTTGGGACAGGTGATTTATCCTGCCTTAAAAAAGAGAAGTGCAGCTGCGGGCGTACTGCCTATAAACTCAGTGGCATAATAGGGCGGGTAGGCGATGCTGTCAAAGTACGTGGGATGTTTGTAGTCGGCAAACAAGCCGAAGATGTTTTCAAGCTTTTCCCCGAGATAGTCCGTTACCAGATACGAATAAACCGTCCTGCCAACCGTGATGAGATGACTTTTATTTGTGTCCATAATGAAAAGGAATTTGATGCTAAAAAACTGTCTGAAGAACTGAATAAGAAGTTTCAAGACAGGTGTCTCTTAAAGGCTGACCGCATAGAATTTGTACCCGCGAGTGCTCTGGCAGAGGAAACCAAACTTATGCTGGATGAACGCAAGTGGGATTAG
- a CDS encoding ABC transporter ATP-binding protein has translation MNQPDTKIKVDNLSLSFGGIKALKEVSLDIYDNQITAIIGPNGAGKTSLLNCINGFYKPQSGSIIYNGQNIARIRPDRVAKMGIARTFQNIELYSGLTTLENLMAARHIFMKQNFLTGGAYFGPAHKEEIKHRKIVEDIIDFLEIEPVRKKVVSMLPYGMRKRVELGRALALEPQVLLLDEPMAGMNLEEKEDIARFIVDIFEGQGETYPDTPILRDGVKCIVLIEHDMGVVMDLADRIAVLDFGRKIAEGKPEEIKNDSHVIAAYLGDDETPAPA, from the coding sequence ATGAATCAGCCTGATACCAAGATAAAAGTAGATAACCTCTCCCTTTCATTCGGCGGTATCAAGGCACTCAAAGAAGTTAGTCTTGATATTTACGATAACCAGATTACAGCTATAATCGGTCCGAATGGAGCCGGCAAGACCAGTCTCTTAAACTGTATTAACGGATTTTACAAGCCACAGTCCGGCAGTATTATTTATAACGGGCAGAATATTGCCCGTATCCGCCCTGACCGGGTGGCTAAAATGGGTATTGCCCGTACTTTTCAAAATATTGAACTTTATTCAGGTTTAACCACCCTTGAAAATCTGATGGCTGCCCGGCATATATTTATGAAACAGAATTTTCTGACTGGCGGGGCGTATTTCGGGCCGGCTCATAAGGAAGAAATAAAACACCGCAAGATAGTTGAAGATATTATAGATTTTCTGGAAATAGAGCCTGTACGTAAAAAAGTAGTCAGTATGCTGCCGTACGGTATGAGAAAACGAGTGGAACTGGGCAGGGCATTGGCTTTGGAACCCCAAGTGCTTTTACTGGATGAACCTATGGCGGGCATGAACCTTGAAGAAAAAGAAGATATTGCCCGTTTTATTGTAGATATATTTGAAGGTCAGGGCGAGACTTATCCTGATACACCCATACTGCGTGACGGGGTAAAGTGTATTGTGCTTATTGAGCATGATATGGGTGTGGTTATGGACTTGGCTGACCGTATTGCGGTACTGGATTTCGGGCGTAAAATTGCCGAGGGTAAGCCTGAAGAAATCAAGAACGATAGCCATGTGATAGCTGCTTATCTGGGTGATGATGAGACCCCTGCCCCAGCTTAG
- a CDS encoding ABC transporter substrate-binding protein encodes MRLGKSEIGFRIFMALVLTLVPIALSGCNLDNITGNNNNNPLVTNKTLKVGLSVCYTGPAAEKGTPQGNAKLDAIKYINDELGGVNGYKIEPIFRDTKYDTAIAVTVINEFISSECLFFTTNSSKDMQASMEIANRVSFPGFTTFSSPSLTHPPQHIYSQLPDYGDDWVAFMQYYMENIWQGEGKPKVALMILQNPTGYGARDAATAMAAELGVEIVGIYEHSTTINDDTANLLNMKNQNPDVVYISSTPQPTSVIVKQMIELGIYPGVQIGCGHGGFTQSLVELVGADKAEGILGVYPTVSWDENVPAMAKMKEYCLKYHPENYGNMDYIVSWAEGLIIAEILRLAIENSPGGVDSLTPQIIEEFGIKRLNGYDVGGLHGPVSYSIGDNRLVKSVRVFRIEDGQLKVISGWIETPSIAYENFDWFGK; translated from the coding sequence ATGAGACTAGGAAAATCTGAAATTGGCTTTAGAATCTTTATGGCTCTGGTGCTGACCCTTGTACCCATTGCCTTAAGCGGATGCAATCTGGATAATATCACCGGTAATAACAATAATAATCCGCTGGTGACCAATAAAACTCTGAAAGTTGGTCTTAGCGTATGTTATACCGGACCAGCCGCCGAAAAAGGAACTCCTCAGGGTAATGCCAAATTGGATGCAATCAAGTACATAAATGATGAACTGGGCGGAGTAAACGGATATAAGATTGAACCTATATTCCGGGATACCAAATATGACACTGCAATAGCAGTTACCGTGATAAATGAGTTTATTTCTTCAGAATGCCTTTTCTTTACCACAAATTCCTCAAAAGATATGCAGGCATCTATGGAAATAGCCAATAGAGTAAGTTTCCCGGGGTTTACCACTTTTAGTTCACCTTCACTGACTCATCCGCCTCAGCATATATATTCCCAGTTGCCGGATTATGGTGATGACTGGGTAGCCTTCATGCAGTATTACATGGAGAATATATGGCAGGGTGAGGGTAAACCCAAAGTTGCCCTGATGATACTTCAAAATCCTACCGGTTATGGTGCGCGTGATGCCGCAACAGCTATGGCTGCGGAATTGGGCGTGGAAATAGTGGGTATTTACGAACATTCCACTACTATCAATGATGACACTGCAAACCTTTTAAATATGAAAAACCAAAATCCGGATGTAGTTTACATATCCAGTACTCCTCAGCCTACATCTGTTATTGTGAAGCAAATGATTGAGCTGGGTATATACCCCGGTGTCCAGATAGGCTGCGGCCACGGTGGGTTTACCCAGTCACTGGTGGAGCTTGTCGGTGCAGACAAGGCCGAAGGGATATTGGGTGTGTATCCTACTGTAAGCTGGGATGAAAATGTCCCCGCCATGGCAAAGATGAAAGAATACTGTCTGAAATATCACCCTGAAAATTACGGCAATATGGATTATATCGTCTCATGGGCAGAGGGTTTGATTATAGCTGAAATATTGCGGCTGGCTATTGAAAACTCACCCGGTGGTGTGGATTCGTTAACCCCTCAGATTATTGAAGAATTCGGCATAAAACGGCTGAATGGGTACGATGTGGGCGGTTTGCATGGCCCGGTTTCATACTCAATCGGCGATAACCGTCTGGTAAAATCTGTCAGAGTTTTCAGGATTGAAGATGGACAGCTTAAGGTTATAAGCGGCTGGATAGAAACGCCCAGCATTGCTTATGAAAATTTTGATTGGTTTGGCAAATAG
- a CDS encoding PaaI family thioesterase has product MTHAEAEDNIKLLLEKSKTEPALNFLGIKILELKPGYSKLSIKLKPEFINAYGIIFGGITMSLADEAFGYAVNSLKLPTVAAQFNIHFLLAPDNYDELIAEAKVIKSGRRLAVAEVEVTSTKGKLIAKVSASGVPL; this is encoded by the coding sequence GAAGATAATATAAAACTGCTTTTGGAAAAAAGCAAGACCGAACCTGCACTTAATTTTCTGGGCATAAAAATACTGGAACTGAAACCTGGTTATTCCAAACTTAGTATCAAACTTAAACCCGAATTTATAAATGCTTACGGAATAATTTTCGGCGGAATTACCATGTCTTTAGCAGATGAAGCATTCGGCTATGCTGTAAACAGTCTGAAACTCCCTACAGTGGCAGCCCAGTTCAATATCCACTTTTTGCTTGCCCCAGACAACTACGATGAACTTATAGCGGAAGCCAAAGTAATCAAATCCGGCCGTCGCCTTGCCGTTGCTGAAGTAGAAGTGACCAGCACCAAAGGTAAACTGATAGCCAAAGTCAGTGCCAGCGGTGTTCCGCTGTAA
- a CDS encoding ABC transporter ATP-binding protein — MLKVNNIEVTYLNVIKVLHGVSLEVPERSIVALLGGNGAGKTTTLKAISGLLHIEEGLVTDGNIEWNGDRIDKKNPEAIGKLGIVQALEGRHVFEHLTTEENLIVGAFNRKDRQNIKSDLSMVYEYFPRLRHVQHNTAGYLSGGEQQMLVIGRAMMARPKLMMLDEPSLGLAPMMVKEIFGIIKRFNEEQGTSVLLVEQNVKVALSIAHYGYVLENGRIVLDGDTSFLTNNEDVKEFYMGLSTVGSKKSYREVKHYKRRKRWL; from the coding sequence ATGCTCAAAGTAAATAACATAGAGGTTACCTACCTGAACGTTATAAAGGTGCTTCACGGTGTATCACTGGAAGTACCGGAGAGGTCTATAGTGGCATTGCTGGGTGGCAATGGCGCTGGTAAAACCACTACTCTCAAAGCTATTTCAGGCTTGCTGCATATTGAGGAAGGGCTGGTAACAGACGGCAATATTGAGTGGAACGGCGACCGCATTGACAAGAAAAATCCGGAAGCTATCGGCAAGCTGGGCATAGTTCAGGCTTTGGAAGGCCGCCATGTCTTTGAGCATCTTACCACTGAAGAAAACCTGATTGTAGGGGCTTTTAACCGTAAAGACCGTCAGAATATCAAATCTGATTTATCTATGGTATATGAATATTTCCCCCGCCTGAGGCATGTTCAGCACAATACTGCCGGATATCTTTCAGGCGGGGAACAACAAATGCTGGTAATAGGGCGTGCCATGATGGCACGCCCAAAGCTGATGATGCTGGATGAGCCTTCACTTGGCTTGGCACCGATGATGGTCAAAGAAATATTCGGCATTATCAAAAGATTTAATGAAGAACAGGGTACATCAGTACTGCTGGTTGAACAAAATGTTAAGGTAGCGTTATCGATTGCTCATTACGGTTATGTACTGGAGAACGGACGGATAGTACTTGATGGAGACACTTCATTTCTAACCAATAATGAAGATGTTAAAGAATTTTATATGGGGCTTTCCACGGTGGGCTCTAAGAAAAGCTATCGTGAGGTCAAACATTACAAGAGGCGTAAAAGATGGCTTTAG
- a CDS encoding branched-chain amino acid ABC transporter permease: MDLPCGTRNFSYKTDMAIFRTKTHWAMLIGFLILLFSLPFNISSYWLGIMNLIGITVVAAAGLNILMGYCGQLSVGHAGFIAVGAYTTAILASKLGVPFPFDMIASGIMAGLVGVLFGLPSLRVKGFYLAISTIAAQFIIIWVINHWSSLTGGFNGIVIPPINLFNFDFTTQGSQYFIIMLVAVLAIFFMKNIARTRIGRAFVAIRDNDLAAEVMGINVFKYKLLAFFIGCFLAGVAGSLMAHWIGYLTAENFTLSDSILYVGIVIIGGLGTGVGPIFGALFIRLLQQGVQYVSPLMGSAFPQLPSGFAAGLGPMVFGLAIVLFLVLEPRGLAHRWQLFKSSYRYWPFSY, encoded by the coding sequence ATGGATCTACCTTGCGGAACGCGTAATTTCAGCTACAAGACGGATATGGCTATCTTCCGTACCAAAACCCATTGGGCTATGCTGATTGGTTTTCTGATTCTTTTATTCAGCCTGCCGTTCAATATCAGCAGTTACTGGCTGGGTATTATGAACCTTATAGGTATTACGGTTGTGGCTGCGGCCGGTTTAAACATACTTATGGGTTACTGCGGCCAGCTTTCGGTAGGCCATGCCGGCTTTATTGCTGTGGGTGCATATACTACCGCTATTTTGGCCAGCAAACTGGGAGTGCCTTTCCCCTTTGACATGATAGCGTCCGGCATTATGGCCGGTCTGGTGGGTGTGCTGTTCGGGTTGCCCTCCCTTCGGGTAAAGGGGTTTTATCTGGCTATTTCCACTATTGCCGCCCAGTTTATCATAATCTGGGTGATAAACCACTGGTCCAGCCTTACCGGCGGTTTTAACGGGATTGTGATACCCCCGATTAATCTTTTTAATTTTGACTTTACCACTCAGGGCAGCCAGTACTTCATTATTATGCTGGTGGCTGTTTTGGCTATTTTCTTCATGAAAAATATAGCCCGCACCCGCATAGGGCGGGCATTTGTGGCCATACGGGATAATGATTTGGCGGCTGAGGTCATGGGTATAAACGTCTTCAAGTATAAGCTGCTGGCTTTTTTCATCGGCTGTTTTCTGGCCGGTGTGGCCGGTTCGCTTATGGCTCACTGGATAGGTTATTTGACGGCTGAAAATTTCACCTTGTCTGATTCAATTTTATACGTTGGTATTGTGATTATAGGCGGTTTGGGTACAGGGGTTGGCCCTATATTCGGGGCGCTCTTTATCCGTCTGCTGCAGCAGGGTGTCCAGTATGTATCCCCTCTTATGGGCTCTGCTTTCCCGCAGTTGCCGTCAGGCTTTGCAGCCGGGCTTGGGCCGATGGTATTCGGCCTGGCAATTGTCTTGTTTTTAGTGCTTGAACCAAGAGGCCTCGCCCACCGCTGGCAACTGTTCAAGTCCTCTTACCGGTATTGGCCTTTCTCGTATTAG
- a CDS encoding AMP-dependent synthetase/ligase produces the protein MAEVDTIPKLVKHNAEQWGDKPAMCMKNLGIWQKYTWSDYYGTVKYFGLGLLSLGTKPADRVAIIGDNEPEWFWAEFAAQAIGAIPTGIYVDSIPDEVKYIARHAEVRIAVVNDQEQADKFLELLPELPNLSKIIYWDPKGLKNYDDPMLVSFKDVMKLGQEYERSHPGLFEQLLSDTKPDDIAFIYYTSGTTGLQKGAMLSHRSLITTAKGFVARYPLNYKDDLISNFPASWVGDSFFATIPHILSGARLNFSEEPETVAEDTREIGPNFVIYGPRQWESLVSEIQVKIIDAHPLKRLAYKALSPLGYKMAEKTLAGSKPGLPLKISHKIADGLLFHPLKDKLGVSKVRFGVTGSSVLSLDTFKMIHSLGIELRQNYASTEAGFISSHGKGDISFESVGRPALGTEVRLTNEGELLIRSDCMFSGYYKDPEKTAQSFKNGWFATGDAVNINEKGHLIFLDRLKDLGVLASGIKYAPQYIEGRLRFSPYIKDAMVVGGEDKEYVTAIINIDFTMVSKWAQKNRLNFTTFVDLSQKKEVADLVAKDLIRVNSYLPEGSRVKKFVLLHKEFDPDEAELTRTRKLRRGFVSERYKDLIDAMYHLDKEVKVEAAVTYRDGRKGVVTTSIKVRSL, from the coding sequence ATGGCTGAAGTAGACACAATACCCAAACTGGTAAAACATAATGCCGAACAATGGGGCGATAAGCCTGCCATGTGTATGAAAAATCTGGGTATATGGCAGAAATATACCTGGAGTGATTACTACGGTACGGTTAAGTATTTCGGTTTGGGGCTGCTCAGTTTGGGGACTAAACCCGCTGACCGGGTGGCTATTATCGGTGATAACGAACCCGAATGGTTCTGGGCGGAATTTGCCGCCCAGGCCATAGGTGCAATCCCCACCGGTATATATGTGGACTCTATCCCTGACGAGGTTAAGTATATTGCCCGTCATGCCGAAGTGAGAATAGCAGTAGTAAATGACCAGGAACAGGCTGACAAATTTTTGGAACTGCTGCCCGAACTGCCAAACCTGTCAAAGATTATTTACTGGGACCCCAAAGGGCTTAAAAACTACGATGACCCCATGCTTGTAAGTTTTAAAGATGTGATGAAGCTGGGGCAGGAATACGAAAGAAGCCATCCCGGATTATTTGAACAACTGCTAAGTGATACCAAGCCTGATGATATTGCCTTCATTTACTACACCTCCGGTACTACCGGACTTCAGAAGGGAGCTATGCTCAGCCACCGTTCCCTTATCACTACCGCCAAGGGTTTTGTTGCTCGTTACCCGCTGAACTATAAAGACGACCTTATTTCAAATTTCCCTGCCTCGTGGGTAGGTGACAGTTTTTTCGCTACCATACCCCATATTCTTTCCGGCGCACGCCTGAACTTTTCTGAAGAGCCGGAAACGGTTGCTGAAGATACTCGTGAAATAGGGCCTAATTTTGTTATCTACGGCCCGCGCCAATGGGAAAGCCTGGTAAGTGAGATACAGGTAAAAATAATAGATGCTCATCCCTTGAAGCGTTTGGCCTATAAGGCACTTTCACCTTTGGGGTATAAAATGGCCGAAAAAACTCTGGCCGGGAGCAAGCCCGGTCTCCCCTTGAAGATAAGCCATAAGATAGCTGACGGGCTATTGTTTCACCCTCTCAAAGACAAACTCGGGGTCAGCAAAGTCAGGTTTGGGGTTACCGGGAGTTCTGTGCTTTCGCTGGATACATTCAAGATGATACATTCCCTGGGTATTGAGCTAAGGCAGAATTATGCTTCAACTGAAGCCGGGTTTATTTCCTCTCACGGCAAGGGGGATATCAGCTTTGAAAGTGTGGGGCGGCCGGCACTAGGCACGGAAGTGCGCCTGACTAATGAAGGTGAGCTTCTTATCCGCAGTGACTGTATGTTCAGCGGTTATTACAAAGACCCTGAAAAGACTGCCCAGAGCTTTAAAAATGGCTGGTTTGCTACCGGTGATGCCGTAAATATAAACGAAAAGGGTCACCTGATATTCCTTGACCGCCTGAAAGATTTGGGCGTGCTGGCAAGCGGGATAAAGTATGCCCCTCAGTATATTGAAGGGCGCCTCCGTTTCAGCCCGTATATAAAAGATGCCATGGTGGTTGGCGGTGAAGACAAGGAATATGTAACCGCCATTATAAATATTGATTTTACTATGGTAAGCAAATGGGCACAGAAAAACCGCTTGAATTTCACTACTTTTGTAGACCTTTCCCAGAAAAAAGAGGTTGCGGATTTAGTTGCCAAAGACCTTATAAGGGTAAACAGCTATCTGCCGGAAGGCTCACGGGTAAAAAAGTTTGTTTTGCTGCATAAAGAGTTTGACCCTGACGAAGCTGAACTTACCCGTACCCGTAAACTTCGGCGGGGTTTTGTATCTGAACGGTATAAAGACCTGATAGATGCCATGTACCATCTGGATAAGGAAGTAAAGGTGGAAGCGGCGGTAACCTATCGGGACGGGCGCAAGGGCGTGGTGACTACCAGTATAAAAGTAAGGTCTTTGTAG
- a CDS encoding branched-chain amino acid ABC transporter permease: MADLLQYVITGITVGLVYSLIALGFTLIWKSSSVANLALGQMVLICSWFTYSMLAQVGMPFWLGFICVVLFALALGWLMERIILRPLIGQPILSLVTVTLGVGFFLEGVVSFIWPQSVAALPKIFPETPIHIGSAVISQEYVWAAGISLLLFAMLTLFFKYHKMGVAMRATADDQQAVQACGIPVTRIFSLSWMLAIVLAAVGGVLMSSIGGITLGLVETGIKAFSVVILGGLDSFLGAMIAGPIIGLAENLGGGYLTSLTWPGVKEVIPFIIIIIVMFIKPYGLFGQERIERI, from the coding sequence ATGGCAGATTTATTGCAATATGTAATAACCGGTATTACGGTTGGTCTGGTGTACTCTCTTATTGCACTTGGTTTTACCCTCATCTGGAAATCTTCTTCGGTGGCTAATCTAGCTTTGGGGCAGATGGTGCTCATCTGTTCGTGGTTTACCTACAGTATGCTGGCACAGGTTGGCATGCCCTTCTGGCTGGGGTTTATCTGCGTGGTTTTATTTGCTCTGGCTCTGGGCTGGCTGATGGAAAGGATTATCCTGAGGCCGCTTATCGGCCAGCCTATCCTTTCGCTGGTTACGGTGACGCTGGGGGTGGGGTTTTTCCTTGAGGGTGTGGTCAGCTTTATCTGGCCGCAAAGTGTGGCCGCCCTGCCCAAGATTTTCCCTGAAACACCTATCCACATAGGTTCGGCGGTTATTTCACAGGAATATGTTTGGGCGGCCGGCATATCTTTGCTTCTGTTTGCCATGCTGACCCTCTTTTTTAAATATCACAAAATGGGGGTGGCCATGCGGGCTACCGCTGATGACCAGCAGGCTGTTCAGGCTTGCGGTATACCCGTAACCCGTATATTTTCACTGTCCTGGATGCTGGCCATAGTCCTGGCGGCTGTGGGCGGGGTATTGATGTCCAGCATAGGCGGTATCACTCTGGGCTTGGTGGAAACCGGTATCAAAGCCTTTTCAGTGGTGATACTGGGCGGGCTGGATTCGTTTTTAGGGGCTATGATAGCCGGGCCTATTATCGGTCTGGCGGAAAATCTGGGAGGCGGGTACCTTACCTCCCTCACCTGGCCGGGCGTTAAAGAGGTAATACCCTTTATCATTATTATCATCGTAATGTTCATCAAGCCTTACGGCCTGTTTGGGCAGGAACGCATCGAGAGGATATAG
- a CDS encoding ABC transporter substrate-binding protein: MLGQNRKQLIKRGALSFFSMLLLLFSVAAGGCGSSDTDANNPDGTEKPTLKVGFSIPYTGPAAEKGSVMGNAKLDAIKYINEELGGVNGYQIEVIWRDTKYDSALAATIVQEMMDKDCLLFTTCASKEMQASMEIANRANFPGFTVFSSPVCTHPAKHIYAQLPDYGDSWASFAKYYMENIWQGEGTPKMALMILQNPTGYGARDAANALAADLGIEIVGIYEHSATITDDTANLINLKSQNPDVVFISSTPQPTSVIIKQMNQMDIYPGVTVGCGHAGFTKALIDLAGVTNTEGIYGVYPTVNWDEDVPGMAKMKEYCLKYHPENYGNMDYIASWSEGLIVAEILRLALINTPGGIDNLTPQAIEEYGIKKLNGYTVGSLQGPVSYISGDNRLAKAVRVFQISGGVMQVLSDWVEAPLIRYEDFSWFGS; the protein is encoded by the coding sequence ATGTTAGGGCAAAACCGTAAACAATTGATAAAGAGGGGAGCTTTGTCCTTTTTTAGCATGCTCCTTTTGCTTTTTTCAGTGGCGGCGGGGGGATGCGGTTCAAGTGATACTGATGCCAATAATCCTGACGGAACGGAAAAGCCTACTTTGAAGGTTGGTTTTTCAATACCATATACCGGCCCGGCAGCTGAAAAAGGCTCTGTAATGGGGAATGCCAAACTGGATGCAATCAAGTACATAAATGAGGAATTGGGCGGCGTAAACGGATACCAGATAGAAGTCATCTGGCGTGACACCAAGTATGATTCCGCACTAGCGGCAACTATTGTACAGGAGATGATGGATAAAGATTGTCTGTTATTCACTACCTGTGCCTCTAAGGAAATGCAAGCTTCTATGGAAATTGCCAACCGGGCAAATTTCCCCGGATTTACCGTATTCAGTTCACCGGTCTGCACCCACCCGGCAAAGCATATATATGCACAGCTTCCGGATTACGGTGACAGCTGGGCATCATTTGCAAAATATTACATGGAAAATATCTGGCAGGGTGAGGGTACTCCTAAAATGGCCCTCATGATACTCCAGAATCCCACCGGTTATGGTGCGCGTGATGCGGCTAATGCCTTGGCGGCTGATTTGGGTATAGAGATAGTGGGTATTTACGAACACTCTGCCACTATCACAGATGACACGGCGAATCTTATAAACCTTAAAAGTCAAAACCCGGATGTGGTCTTTATCTCCAGCACTCCCCAGCCTACGTCTGTCATCATCAAGCAGATGAATCAGATGGATATCTATCCCGGAGTAACTGTCGGTTGCGGCCATGCCGGATTTACCAAAGCTCTTATAGATTTAGCTGGTGTGACTAATACCGAAGGTATATATGGCGTATATCCTACCGTAAACTGGGACGAAGATGTACCGGGAATGGCAAAAATGAAAGAATACTGCCTGAAATATCACCCTGAAAACTACGGCAATATGGATTATATTGCTTCATGGTCAGAGGGTTTGATTGTCGCGGAGATACTTCGCCTTGCGTTGATAAATACCCCTGGGGGTATAGATAATCTGACTCCGCAAGCTATTGAGGAATACGGAATAAAGAAGCTCAATGGTTATACTGTGGGTAGTTTGCAAGGGCCGGTTTCATATATCAGCGGCGATAACCGTCTGGCCAAAGCGGTCAGAGTGTTCCAAATATCCGGTGGTGTAATGCAGGTCTTGAGTGATTGGGTAGAAGCACCGCTTATCAGGTACGAGGATTTTAGCTGGTTTGGCAGCTAA